The uncultured Eubacteriales bacterium region ACCCAAATGGATAGTCTCTCTCAGCTTGCGCAGCTGAAAGCGGCGCTGGACGCGGACCCGTCGAACGAGCAGACTCAAATGATGTGGCAGGGCGCGTTAGCCGCCGCGGGGCTCGATGAGGCGCAGGCCATCGCGCAGATCAGCCGGCTTGAAGCGCTGCGGGCGCAGTACACGCAGCTTGCAGGCCTTGTGTTGGCGAAGAGCACGCTTGCCCAAAGCTGGGCGGAGTATGATGCAGCTGCCGCGCAGCTTACGGCGGGGGAGGCCCAGCTCTCCGCCGCCAGGCAGACCCTCGAGCGCGGCGATGCCGAAGTCGCCGCCGGGAGTGCCCAGCTAAGGGCCGCCGCCACAAAGCTCTCCGCCGCGGAGGACGAATTGGCTGCGGCAAAGAGCGCCTACCAGGATGGCCTTGCGGAGTACGCCGATAAAAAAGCCGAGGCCGAGACCGAGCTTGCCATCGCTCAGGCAGAGCTTGCCGCCGCCGCCGCTCAGATTTCCGACGGCGAGACCAAGCTGTCGGACGGCTGGAAGGAGTACTACGATAAGAAAGCCGAGGCCGACACGAAGCTTGCCGACGCTCAGGCCGAGCTTACCGACGCAGCCGGACAGCTCGCGGACGGGGAGAGCGAGCTGTCAGACGGCTGGAAAGAGTACGACGATAAAAAGGCGGAGGCCGATACCAAGCTTGCCGACGCCCGGGCCGAGCTCAATGACGCCGCCGCCAAAATCGCGGACGGGGAGACGGAGCTCTCCGACGGCCGGCAGGAGTACGAGGACAAGAAGCTGGAGGCGAGCACGGAGCTCTCCGACGCCAGGCAGAAAATCGGGGACGCGGAGAAAAAGCTCTCCGATTTGGGTACGCCCAAGTGGTATGTGCTGGACCGGGACATGAACGAGTCCTTCGTCACCTACAAGGGCGACACGGAGCGTATGCGGGACCTGGCCACCGTATTCCCGGCGGTATTCTACCTGGTGGCCGCGCTGGTTTGCCTCACCACGATGACCCGCATGGTGGACGAGGACAGGACGCTGATCGGCACGTTCAAGGCGCTGGGGTACTCTAACGTAAAAATAGCCGGGCGTTACCTGAGCTATGCCGCCTCCGCCAGCCTGCTCGGCAGCCTGGGCGGGATCGCGTTCGGGTTCTGGCTCATCCCCACCATTGCCTGGAACGCCTACGGAATCATTTTCGCCCTGCCGGAGATGACTCCCGCCTTCTATACGGGCATCGGCATCCTTTCGGCGTGTATGACGGTGCTGGTCACCACCCTCTTTACCGGCGTCGCCGTGCGCAACTCCCTGCGGGAATCACCCGCCGATTTGATGCGCCCCAAGGCGCCCAAGAGCGGAAAACGGGTGTTTCTTGAGCACGTAAAGCCGGTGTGGAGCAGGCTCACCTTCACGCAGAAGGTGACGGTGCGCAACCTGGGCCTGAACAAAAAGCGGCTGCTCATGTCCATCGTGGGCATTTTGGGCTGCACCGCGCTGGTCGTGACGGCGCTGGGCGCGAAAAACGCCGTCCGGGCCATCATGGACGACCAGTTCGGCACCATCTTCCACTATCAGGCCACCATAGGCTTTAACGGGGAGGAGCCGTCCCCGGAGCTGACCGGTCTCCTGGCGGACGGGGCCTACTTTGAAAAATCGGACCAGATCCTTCACGGCTCCGCCGAGGCGGCCCTGGACGAGGAGGGGGGAGACGCCTACAACGTATACGTCGTGTCCCCCAGGGACGCGGAGCGCCTCACCGACTATATCACCCTTTACGACCCCACGGCGAAAACGGAGTTCGGTTTTACCGGCGACAGCGCGGTGATCACCGAAAAGCTGGCGCTGAACCTGAACGTGGGCGCGGGGGACACCATCTGGGTCAAGTACCTGGACGGGGACGGGCGCCACCCGGTCAAGGTCACGGCCGTCACGAGGAATTACGCCTTCAACTACGTCTACCTTGGCGAGCGGGCCTACGAGGCGGCGTTCGGGGAGGCGCCCGCGTACAACCAGTTCCTGGCGGTGACGGCCCCGGGGCATACCGACGACGCCGTCAAGGAGTATCTGTCCCAAGCGCCCGACCTGGGCGCGGTCTCCTTTACCGACGACCTGATGGGCAACATCAGGACCTCCATCAGCAGCGTGAACACCATCATCTGGATCCTCATCATCGCGGCGGGAATGCTGGCCTTCGTCGTGCTCTATAACCTGACCAATATCAACGTGGGCGAGCGCCAGCGGGAGCTTGCCACCCTCAAGGTGCTGGGCTTTTATAATCGCGAGACCTACGGCTATATCTTCCGGGAGACGGCGATCCTCTCCACCGTCGGCTGCCTCGCGGGGCTGCTGGCGGGCGTCTTCCTCTACCGGGCGGTGGTCACGACGGTGGAGCCCGACATGATCCTCCTCACCCGGGACCTCAGCTGGCAGGGCTACCTGGGCGCGGCGGCGCTGACGGCGCTCTTTACATGGATCGTCAACCAGTGCATGAAACCGAGGATCAAGAGCATCGATATGCTGGAATCCCTGAAGTCGGTGGATTAATATTAAAAAAATGAGCGCTTTGCAGTTTTGCAAAACGCTCATTGATTTAATTGGCAGTGATCGCGGGTTGCGGATAATTACAGCCATACCGCCCAATCTTCATAGTGAAAGGTTCCGCTTCCGTGGCGCAGTTTTCCCTCTGCTTTTAGCTGTCGAAATGCGTCACGCATTCGGGTTAGTATTTCCGGTTGAATCTCTAAGGTGTGGTGCGCGGGAAATACTCTCTTTACGGGGAGCGACGAAACCTTTTCAAGCGAATCAAGATATGCCTCCGGGTCAGTGGATGGATAGTAGGCAAATAGAGTATCTTTATAAACCAAATCTCCGGTAAATAGATACCCGCGTTCGGGTTCCCAGAAACACATATGTCCCGGCGAATGACCGGGCGTATGCAGGATGTGGATGTGCCGCCCGCCGAGGTCTATGACGTCGCCATCGTTTAAAATTCTTGTCGGCGTTCCCTGAAAAAACTCATAGGTGTTGACGTCATAGCCTTCCGGCAATTTACAGCGATCCACCACCATCTCTTTTATGGTTTCCATCGAGAGCGGAAATTCGCCGTTCAACCAGTTCAGCTCTTTCTCGTGGGCATAAAAATCAGGAAAGTATTTGTGGCCGCCGATATGGTCCCAGTGAATATGGGTTGCAGCGGCTGTGACCGGGTTATTTGTGAGGCGCCTTACCTCGTCGTAAATATTAGAAATACCAAGTCCTGTGTCTATCAGCAGACTGCCTGCGGATCCGTTTAGAAGGTAGCAATGCGTTTCTTCCCAATGGCGGTATTCACTTATGATATCGGTGTCCGGATCAACCCTATCCAGTGTAAACCAATCTGCCTTTTCCATACGATCACCTTCCAAGCCTTGTTTATTGATTGCCGTTCTCCATCGCCTTCTCCATGGCGGCCCGGACGGGCTGGGAGCGCCCGGCGAGGTTATTTTGACGGAGGAGGGCGGAGATCTGGCCGCTCACCCGCTCCACCTCCTCCCGGAAGGAGGAGGCCGAGAGGCGCAGGGCCCCGTGGCCCAGGATGATAAGCTGCTCGGCGTAGTCGGAGGTGGCGACCCGTACCCGGTGCTTTTTGCCGAGGTCATAGGTGACCTTCTCGATATAGGCGTCCGCCGTCTCGGCCTCCTTGGTAAAGACCACGTGGATGTTGTGGTAGCGGCTCTCGTCCCGCGTGCTCCTGGGCACACGATAGGCGTCGAAGACCACGATGACCTCGTTCTTCTGAAAGCCCTGGTAGTTGCTCAAAAGGTCCAGCAATAGCTGCCGGGCCGCGTCCAGACTGTCCCGGGCCGCCGCCTTCAGCTCGTCCCAGGCGAAGATGAGGTTGTACCCGTCCACCAGCAGGTATTCCTGCCCGTCGGGGATGGCGGGAGCCTTGTACTGGACGGTCTCCGCCAGCTCCCGTGCCGGGGAGCCGGGCATGAACTCCCGGCGCTTGACCGGCCCGTAGGTGCGTTCGAAGATGGCCTGCAGCTCCTTGTCCTCCGCCGCCGCGCCGGCATAGGAGACCGGGCGGGGGCGTGCGGCGGGAGCATCCGGCTCCTCCTGCTCCGGCGCGCTATCCGGTGCAAGGCCGGAGCTTACGTGGGCGTACTCCTCCACCTTGTCCCATTTGACGGTGAAGCCCGCGCCGTGGGCGCAGAAGACCGAGTCGGGGGTGTTCTCCAAATCCCGCTCAGGGTCATACCCAAGGCTTGCAACGGCGGCGGCCTGGTCCGCGCAGGGGCGGTACCCGCCGCTGACACAGAAGAGCCGCCCCTGTCCCGCGGTGTAGGCCGTGACCTGCCGGGCATAATCCCGCATACTGGACACGGGGGCCGAGCCGGTGAGGACGGCGTTCTCCCCCGCTGTCTCTGGTGGCGCGATCTCTCCGCCCATCCGCTGGAGGTCTGATATGGCCCGGCCCAGGCTGGCCTGGGGCACCTCCAGCCGGAAGTCGTAAAAGGGCTCCAGCAAAACGCTCTCGGCACGCATAAGGCCCTGGCGCACGGCCCGGTAGGTGGCCTGGCGGAAGTCGCCCCCCTCGGTGTGCTTTTCGTGGCCCCGGCCCGCGATGAGGGTGATGGTGAGGTCGGTGATGGGGGAACCGGTGAGGACGCCCAGGTGGGCTTTCTCTGCCAGATGGGAGAGGATGAGCCGCTGCCAGCCCCGGTCCAGCACCCCCTCCGGGCAGTCGCTTCCAATGCGCAGGCCGCTGCCACGCTCTCCCGGCTCCAGCAAAAGATGCACCTCGGCGTAGTGCCGCAGGGGCTCGAAGTGTCCGATGCCCACCGACGGGGCGGCGATGGTCTCCCGGTAGACGATGCTCCCGGCGTCGAACTCCACCGCCAGGCCAAACCGCCGGGCGATGAGCTCCTTCAGCACCTCAAGCTGAACCTCCCCCATGAGCTGGAGACAGATTTCCCGCGTCTGGGTGTTCCAGACCAGGTGGAGCTGGGGATCCTCCTCCTGGAGCTGATTGAGTTTTAAAAGGGCGGCGTGCGGGTCGTACCCGTCGGGCAGGAGGACGCGGTAGGTGAGCACCGGCTCCAGCACCGAGCGTCTCCAGTCCCGCTCCCAGCCCAGCCCCTGGCCGGGGTAGGTGCGGGAGAGGCCGGTCACCGCGCACACCGTCCCCGCCCCGACCTCGTCCGCCGTGCGGTACTTCGCGCCGGAGTAGAGGCGTATCTGGTCGGCCTTTTCCTCCCAGGCCTCGTCCTCCCCCAGGCCCGCCCGGCGGTTGGTGAGCAGGTCCTTCACCCGGAGCGTTCCGCCGGTGATCTTCAGGTAGGTCAGCCGCTCGCCCTGGGCGTCCCGGGCGATCTTATAGACCCGCGCGCCGAACTCCGCGCCGTGAGTAGGGGAGGGGGCAAACCGCCGCAGGCCGTCCAAAAGCGCCTCCACGCCCTCCAGCCTGAGGGCGGAGCCAAAGTAGCAGGGGAAGAGCCTGCGGCCCTCCACCAGAGCGGCGAGGTCCTCATCCTCCAACCGGCCCCGCTCCAGGTACCGGGTGAGGAGGGCCTCGCCGCAGAGGGCGGCGCTCTCCCAGATGTGCTCCGCCCCCGCGCCAAAGTCCACGCATCCGTCCCCCAGCCGGTCCCTGAACTGGGTGAGGAGGGCGTCCCGGTCCGCCCCGGCCAGGTCCATCTTGTTGACAAAGAGGAAGGTGGGTACGCCGTACTCCTCCAGGAGGTTCCACAGGGTCAGCGTGTGGCCCCGCACCCCATCCGGGCCGCTGACTACCAAAACGGCGCAGTCCAGCACGCCCAAAGTCCGCTCCATCTCTGTAGAGAAGTCCACATGGCCGGGGGTGTCCAAAAGCGTGATCTCCAGGTCCTCCAGCGGAAGGATGGCCTGCTTGGAGAAGACCGTGATGCCCCGCTCCCGCTCAATGGCCTCCGTGTCCAGAAAGGCGTTCTGGTGGTCCACCCGCCCCAGCGTCCGCAGGCACCCGCAGGTGTAGAGCAGGCCCTCGGACAGGGTGGTTTTCCCCGCGTCCACGTGGGCCAGTATTCCAACCGCCAGCTTTCTCATACGCGCCCCCGAATTTCGTCTGATTTATCTATAGTATAGCATAAATCTTTGCAAGAGCAAAATAACGCGATCTCATTTTTCGTGTGGCCATGACTGTTTTCATGGAGGGTCTATGACACTGTAAAAAAATATTTCTGTCGTACCGCTTGTAATCCTATAAACCCTATTGTATACTAGGTTATAACAAGGAGGAACGACCTATGATGATTTCAACGAAGGGGCGATACGCCCTGCGCGTGATGATCGACCTGGCAGAGCATCAGACCGAGGGGTACATCCCCCTCAAGGAGATTGCCGAGCGCCAGGAGATCTCCGAAAAATATTTAGAGAGTATTTTAAAATCCCTGGTGCGGGACAAGGTGCTCACCGGCCTGCGCGGAAAGGGGGGCGGCTACCGCTTGAGCAAGCCGCCCGAGCTCTGCACCGTGGGCAGTGTGCTGCGTCTGACCGAGGGAAGCCTGGCCCCCGTGTCCTGCCTGGATGCTGGGTCGGAGCCCTGTCCCCGCATGGATAGCTGCCGCACTTTGCCCATGTGGAAAAAGCTGGACACCCTCATCAATGACTTCTTTGACGACATCACCATCGCGGACCTGGCGGCTCCCGCCATGGAAGGCAATAATTATGTGATTTGAGTCTATTTTTTCGGCCATGCCGGGCAAACTATCGCTGAGGTGAATCATATGCCAAAGGATAGCCAGCCCGACGACAAGCGCGCCCGCCAGGAGAAATGCCGCGGAAAGCTCCCCATCACTCGGGAAAACCAGAACCAGAACCGCAACGCCAAGAAACAGTCGGCCCCCAACCAGGATGTATAAGGAGGAGCCATGGCAAAGCAGGGAATGAAACGCCCCGAGGTCACCCACGTAAAACCCCGAAACGAGGCGCCGCCCGTCCCGGAGCTCCAGGGCGGGGCGAAGAAGACCAAAGAGAAGGCAAAGCCCGTCACCGAACGGTGACACGCCGGACCAGCAAGCCCGCAGAGTCAGTTTTGACCCTGCGGGCTTTTTGTACCTGTTACAGCGTGGTGACGGAGTACCCCAGGCTCCATTCCTCCCCGGGGCGGAGGAGGACGGCATAGGGCTTGTCCTCAAAGCGGCCGGTCTCGTCCTCAAAGGCGGCGCAGCCGTGCCACGGCTCGATGCATAGGAAGGGGGCGTGCTTTCCCGGCGGAGTCCAGAAGGCCAGCATGGGCCAGCCGGTGAAGTCTACCCGGACCCCGCGGCCTCCGTTCCGTTGCCGCAGGCTGACGCCATGGGAGCGCAGCCCCTCAAAGGTCAGGGTGTCCACCCGGTCGAAAACGGCGTAGTCAAGAGGGATGGTATCCGTACCATCCAGGCACGGCATGGTCTTGTCCCGGGAGAGGAGACCGTCCGCCGTGGGGAGGAGGGCGGGCAGATCTTCGGACTGGTCAAAGACAAGCTCATAATCCCCAAAGGATTCACCGGGGCGCTGGGGACAGCGGAAGGCGGTGTGGGCGCCCAGGCAGAAGGGCATGTCCTCCGGCCCGGTATTTACCACGGTGGCAGTGGTTGTAAAGCCGTTTTCCTTTAACTCCTGCCGCACCCGGAGGAGATAGGGAAAGGGAAAGGCCTTTACTGTGTCCGGCTCCTCCCGCTGTTCCAGCACCGCCCAGTCCTTCCCGTGCCCGATCAGCGTAAACTCCCGCCGCCGGGCAAGGCCATGCTGAGGCATATGGCACTCCTTGCCAAGCGCCAGCACCGCACCCCCACGCAGCTTGCCCACGATGGGGAAGAGGATGGGATTGCGCCCGGTCCAGGAGGCCGGGTCCCCCTGCCAGATGTATTCAAGACCGCCCTCGTCCCGGTAAGATGTAAGCTCTCCGCCCATGGTGTCGATAATTGCGCTCCGTTCGCCCTGTCTCAGCGTGATCTGCATTTGACCATCTCCTTGCGCCTGTCTGGGCTTAGTGTATCACAGGATGCACCGCCGCACAATGAGGGGATGCCACTTTTGCGTTTGCTTGGAAAAGATTACTCCTTGCGCCAGTCTCAGGAATAGGTTACAATTCGGTTACAAAAAGTAACAAAGGATGTGACCATGATGCGACGATGCGCAAAGCTGGCCTTTGGCCTGTTTCTGGCCCTGGCTCTCGGCGTGGGGGCCCATGCAGCCGACCTGCGGGTAAACGGCGTGGACGTACATAGCGACGTGGCGCCCAGGGTGATCGGGGGCTCCACCTACGTCTCCCTCCGGGCGGTGACCCAGGCCCTGCGGGGGGACGCGGCCCTCTCCTGGGAGGGGCAGGCGGTGGTCCGGGGGTCGGGTATCACCCTCACCGCCGCTCCGGGGGCGTGTTACCTGGAGGCCAACGGCAGGGCGCTCTATATCGCGAATGGCATCCAGGCCGAGACGGGTCGTTTGCTGGTGCCGGTCCGGGTGCTGGCGAAGGCCCTGGGGGCCGAGGTGTACTGGGATGCCGCCACCGGCGACGTGAATATCCAAAGCGGCAGCGGCACCATTACTTCGGGGGACGCTTTCTATAACGCCAACGACCTTTACTGGCTCTCCCACATCATCTCCGCCGAGAGCCAGGGAGAGCCCCTGGTCGGGAAAATCGCCGTAGGCAACGTGATCCTTAACCGGGTGAAGAGCGACGAGTTCCCCAATACCATATATGACGTGATCTTTGACTCCGCCTGGGGCGTTCAGTTTACCCCCGTGGCCAACGGCACCATCTACCAGGAGCCTACAGCCGAGAGCGTGCTGGCTGCCAAGCTGTGTCTCGACGGAGCCAACACGGCGGGAAGCAGCCTCTACTTCCTGGCCCCCGCCCTCACCAACAGCCGCTGGGCCGCCCAGAACCGCCCCTATGTGACTACCATCGGGGCCCACCAGTTTTACGGCTGACGGCCCCTCCTTATATATAAGGTATATAGGCGAATATTTACCCTTAAAAATATGCGCCCGGCTACGGCCGGGAGCATATTTTTTTGCGCCAAAAGAGTATAAAAACGGGTTCTTTTGCAAAAAATTTTTTCAGCCAAAAAAATATCCATAATACGGAAAAATTCACTTCCAATTTATGAACGCGATTTTTACCCAGATGAAAGGATAATATCCTTATATTTACAATTTAAGATGGTAAAGAGCCCTTGGGACCCAATGGATAGAGCAGCTGAGGGCAAACACGAAAAAATTTTACAATTAATGGTTTATTTTCCGGCGGGCCCGGGTAAAATAGTTACAAAACTTGTAACCAAAAAACGTGCCGAAAAGTGCG contains the following coding sequences:
- a CDS encoding conserved hypothetical protein (Evidence 4 : Homologs of previously reported genes of unknown function), whose translation is MPKDSQPDDKRARQEKCRGKLPITRENQNQNRNAKKQSAPNQDV
- a CDS encoding conserved hypothetical protein (Evidence 4 : Homologs of previously reported genes of unknown function), with protein sequence MQITLRQGERSAIIDTMGGELTSYRDEGGLEYIWQGDPASWTGRNPILFPIVGKLRGGAVLALGKECHMPQHGLARRREFTLIGHGKDWAVLEQREEPDTVKAFPFPYLLRVRQELKENGFTTTATVVNTGPEDMPFCLGAHTAFRCPQRPGESFGDYELVFDQSEDLPALLPTADGLLSRDKTMPCLDGTDTIPLDYAVFDRVDTLTFEGLRSHGVSLRQRNGGRGVRVDFTGWPMLAFWTPPGKHAPFLCIEPWHGCAAFEDETGRFEDKPYAVLLRPGEEWSLGYSVTTL
- a CDS encoding Copper amine oxidase domain protein, with protein sequence MMRRCAKLAFGLFLALALGVGAHAADLRVNGVDVHSDVAPRVIGGSTYVSLRAVTQALRGDAALSWEGQAVVRGSGITLTAAPGACYLEANGRALYIANGIQAETGRLLVPVRVLAKALGAEVYWDAATGDVNIQSGSGTITSGDAFYNANDLYWLSHIISAESQGEPLVGKIAVGNVILNRVKSDEFPNTIYDVIFDSAWGVQFTPVANGTIYQEPTAESVLAAKLCLDGANTAGSSLYFLAPALTNSRWAAQNRPYVTTIGAHQFYG
- a CDS encoding Zn-dependent hydrolase, glyoxylase; the protein is MEKADWFTLDRVDPDTDIISEYRHWEETHCYLLNGSAGSLLIDTGLGISNIYDEVRRLTNNPVTAAATHIHWDHIGGHKYFPDFYAHEKELNWLNGEFPLSMETIKEMVVDRCKLPEGYDVNTYEFFQGTPTRILNDGDVIDLGGRHIHILHTPGHSPGHMCFWEPERGYLFTGDLVYKDTLFAYYPSTDPEAYLDSLEKVSSLPVKRVFPAHHTLEIQPEILTRMRDAFRQLKAEGKLRHGSGTFHYEDWAVWL
- a CDS encoding Rrf2 family protein; the protein is MMISTKGRYALRVMIDLAEHQTEGYIPLKEIAERQEISEKYLESILKSLVRDKVLTGLRGKGGGYRLSKPPELCTVGSVLRLTEGSLAPVSCLDAGSEPCPRMDSCRTLPMWKKLDTLINDFFDDITIADLAAPAMEGNNYVI
- a CDS encoding putative translation elongation factor G (Evidence 3 : Function proposed based on presence of conserved amino acid motif, structural feature or limited homology); protein product: MRKLAVGILAHVDAGKTTLSEGLLYTCGCLRTLGRVDHQNAFLDTEAIERERGITVFSKQAILPLEDLEITLLDTPGHVDFSTEMERTLGVLDCAVLVVSGPDGVRGHTLTLWNLLEEYGVPTFLFVNKMDLAGADRDALLTQFRDRLGDGCVDFGAGAEHIWESAALCGEALLTRYLERGRLEDEDLAALVEGRRLFPCYFGSALRLEGVEALLDGLRRFAPSPTHGAEFGARVYKIARDAQGERLTYLKITGGTLRVKDLLTNRRAGLGEDEAWEEKADQIRLYSGAKYRTADEVGAGTVCAVTGLSRTYPGQGLGWERDWRRSVLEPVLTYRVLLPDGYDPHAALLKLNQLQEEDPQLHLVWNTQTREICLQLMGEVQLEVLKELIARRFGLAVEFDAGSIVYRETIAAPSVGIGHFEPLRHYAEVHLLLEPGERGSGLRIGSDCPEGVLDRGWQRLILSHLAEKAHLGVLTGSPITDLTITLIAGRGHEKHTEGGDFRQATYRAVRQGLMRAESVLLEPFYDFRLEVPQASLGRAISDLQRMGGEIAPPETAGENAVLTGSAPVSSMRDYARQVTAYTAGQGRLFCVSGGYRPCADQAAAVASLGYDPERDLENTPDSVFCAHGAGFTVKWDKVEEYAHVSSGLAPDSAPEQEEPDAPAARPRPVSYAGAAAEDKELQAIFERTYGPVKRREFMPGSPARELAETVQYKAPAIPDGQEYLLVDGYNLIFAWDELKAAARDSLDAARQLLLDLLSNYQGFQKNEVIVVFDAYRVPRSTRDESRYHNIHVVFTKEAETADAYIEKVTYDLGKKHRVRVATSDYAEQLIILGHGALRLSASSFREEVERVSGQISALLRQNNLAGRSQPVRAAMEKAMENGNQ
- a CDS encoding putative Efflux ABC transporter, permease protein (Evidence 3 : Function proposed based on presence of conserved amino acid motif, structural feature or limited homology), translated to MRKGVAFQKSTRRAVKSTAARFVSIVLISFLGAGVFAGLAAVSPNMRQVGDAYYDRQNVMDVRMLSTYGFTDADVAAIRETEGISGVMASFTVDAAGTVGDKDYTFRINGLPETGDPASPDYINQFNMVEGRWPEERGEAVIIRSSIGLKNITLGSTVALDERSNDALPDTLGRLEYTIVGVAESPYYLSFMQGNTAVGGGMINYVLYVPQENFIVDGYTDLYVTLRGAKEQNAFEGAYSDVVARPVERLEALADERETLRYDGFQSDLAEARQEYADADREADEKLADAKAELENGETELTDAKKKYADGLAEYAAQKADADRQLADARGKLNIGATELAEAKKKYADGLAEYAAQKADADRQLADAKAELEDGETELADAKQKYADGLAEYTAQKADADRQLADAKAKLDDAAAKIADGESQLAKKKREYASAKSDLSSARAQLSSGWAEYNTKAAALEEGKAALAENMGKLDAAQAEYDAGASAAEAATGMAMEEIEAALPAMKTQMDSLSQLAQLKAALDADPSNEQTQMMWQGALAAAGLDEAQAIAQISRLEALRAQYTQLAGLVLAKSTLAQSWAEYDAAAAQLTAGEAQLSAARQTLERGDAEVAAGSAQLRAAATKLSAAEDELAAAKSAYQDGLAEYADKKAEAETELAIAQAELAAAAAQISDGETKLSDGWKEYYDKKAEADTKLADAQAELTDAAGQLADGESELSDGWKEYDDKKAEADTKLADARAELNDAAAKIADGETELSDGRQEYEDKKLEASTELSDARQKIGDAEKKLSDLGTPKWYVLDRDMNESFVTYKGDTERMRDLATVFPAVFYLVAALVCLTTMTRMVDEDRTLIGTFKALGYSNVKIAGRYLSYAASASLLGSLGGIAFGFWLIPTIAWNAYGIIFALPEMTPAFYTGIGILSACMTVLVTTLFTGVAVRNSLRESPADLMRPKAPKSGKRVFLEHVKPVWSRLTFTQKVTVRNLGLNKKRLLMSIVGILGCTALVVTALGAKNAVRAIMDDQFGTIFHYQATIGFNGEEPSPELTGLLADGAYFEKSDQILHGSAEAALDEEGGDAYNVYVVSPRDAERLTDYITLYDPTAKTEFGFTGDSAVITEKLALNLNVGAGDTIWVKYLDGDGRHPVKVTAVTRNYAFNYVYLGERAYEAAFGEAPAYNQFLAVTAPGHTDDAVKEYLSQAPDLGAVSFTDDLMGNIRTSISSVNTIIWILIIAAGMLAFVVLYNLTNINVGERQRELATLKVLGFYNRETYGYIFRETAILSTVGCLAGLLAGVFLYRAVVTTVEPDMILLTRDLSWQGYLGAAALTALFTWIVNQCMKPRIKSIDMLESLKSVD